One window from the genome of Synechococcus sp. PROS-7-1 encodes:
- a CDS encoding Mo-dependent nitrogenase C-terminal domain-containing protein, whose product MTSPIQCAEVRRVWLSALHQLALADGDFSEGERRALADHLSKTLPDADLNWDGLPPVQDSDLAEAFAADPTLAEQFLRSAVVVSLADGHLSAMELALLHHWADLLGCDQSPLKGLQPCDAPTSARSIHPLEPLKQWLDALDPSDPAVAGFIVSLIPAQCPFERDIVLFGHKLVHIPPMCKLNPLYDQLVGLRFRCLGRLPEDEQLRISRRDCSA is encoded by the coding sequence ATGACATCTCCAATCCAATGCGCAGAGGTTCGGCGTGTCTGGTTGTCAGCCCTGCACCAACTGGCTCTTGCTGACGGTGATTTCAGCGAAGGAGAGCGCAGAGCGCTGGCTGATCACCTTTCTAAAACCCTGCCTGACGCCGATCTCAACTGGGACGGCTTGCCCCCTGTTCAAGACAGTGATCTGGCCGAGGCTTTCGCTGCAGATCCGACCCTCGCCGAGCAGTTTCTGCGCTCTGCCGTTGTGGTGTCGTTGGCCGATGGTCATCTCAGTGCCATGGAATTGGCTCTGCTCCATCACTGGGCGGACTTGCTCGGCTGTGATCAGTCACCCCTGAAGGGTTTGCAGCCGTGTGACGCCCCGACAAGCGCCCGGAGTATCCATCCGCTTGAACCCTTGAAACAGTGGTTGGATGCGCTTGACCCCAGTGACCCAGCCGTCGCTGGCTTCATCGTGAGCCTGATCCCTGCGCAATGTCCCTTTGAACGCGACATAGTGCTGTTTGGCCACAAACTCGTGCACATTCCGCCGATGTGCAAACTGAATCCGCTGTACGACCAACTCGTGGGGCTGCGCTTCCGCTGCCTGGGCCGCCTACCGGAAGACGAGCAGCTACGGATTAGTCGCAGGGATTGCAGCGCGTGA
- a CDS encoding cofactor assembly of complex C subunit B yields the protein MPGSARLCLIAGVLVLSLALVNALTAGDFPPSLQRAEVLAGMAAVGLMLVAVLWTRAIPRPAEAAQLSGEQGLRIDEELDEALTLELAWGSHQFLTATSAASMLVMWDGKVLLRRGLITSNSFVPGAICQRASQRQELISLVKTALYPGRNEFDPVLPGLPSVMVQPLGHRGWVVLGGWSERCFTRSDERWLAGWSERLRRTLDLVGDGIQESHPSPQKGA from the coding sequence ATGCCTGGCTCCGCTCGTCTTTGTTTGATCGCCGGGGTCTTGGTGCTGAGCCTGGCGCTCGTCAATGCCCTCACGGCTGGAGACTTTCCTCCTTCCCTTCAACGCGCTGAAGTGCTTGCTGGGATGGCAGCTGTTGGTTTGATGTTGGTTGCCGTTCTTTGGACGCGTGCCATTCCCCGGCCTGCTGAAGCAGCGCAACTCAGCGGTGAGCAGGGGCTCCGCATTGACGAGGAGTTGGATGAGGCCCTGACCTTGGAACTGGCCTGGGGCAGCCATCAGTTTCTGACAGCCACCTCAGCCGCCTCGATGCTTGTGATGTGGGATGGGAAAGTTCTTCTCCGACGTGGACTGATCACGTCGAATTCATTCGTACCCGGTGCCATCTGCCAACGGGCGAGCCAGCGCCAGGAGCTGATCTCTTTGGTGAAGACGGCGCTCTATCCAGGCCGCAATGAATTTGATCCCGTGTTGCCAGGCTTGCCATCTGTGATGGTGCAACCCCTCGGGCACCGGGGGTGGGTCGTGCTCGGCGGTTGGTCCGAGCGTTGCTTTACCCGATCGGATGAACGTTGGCTGGCGGGATGGAGCGAACGCCTTAGAAGGACACTGGATTTGGTTGGGGACGGGATCCAGGAGTCACACCCTTCCCCTCAGAAGGGAGCCTGA
- a CDS encoding uracil phosphoribosyltransferase, whose amino-acid sequence MAKTLRVVVPPHPLIAHWLTVLRHQGTPAALFRTAMEELGRWLSYEALRDWLPHRREVVQTPLASTEGTMIEASVPLLAIPVLPGGLHLWEGARQVLPNADLCLDGVPSGIEAQAGVVLLLDQINDGETLLSSLNRLQQEGVDGRRLRVITTICASPGLKRIGEAFPDITIHTACIDADLDEQNQILPGIGDPLQRLGIRSTQAT is encoded by the coding sequence ATGGCCAAGACTCTTCGGGTGGTCGTTCCGCCCCACCCACTCATTGCCCACTGGCTAACGGTGCTGCGCCATCAGGGAACTCCGGCAGCTCTGTTTCGTACAGCAATGGAAGAGCTCGGCCGATGGCTGAGTTACGAAGCGCTTCGCGACTGGTTGCCGCACCGGAGGGAGGTGGTGCAGACACCTCTGGCGAGCACAGAAGGAACGATGATTGAAGCGAGCGTTCCCCTCCTTGCAATCCCGGTTCTCCCTGGAGGCCTGCATCTTTGGGAGGGTGCACGCCAGGTGCTTCCGAATGCTGATCTATGCCTCGATGGCGTGCCCTCAGGCATCGAGGCCCAAGCGGGTGTTGTGCTGCTTCTCGATCAGATCAACGATGGCGAAACTCTGCTTTCGAGCCTGAATCGGTTGCAGCAAGAAGGGGTGGATGGGCGTCGCTTGCGCGTGATCACCACAATTTGCGCCAGCCCGGGGTTGAAGCGCATTGGTGAGGCCTTCCCTGATATCACCATTCACACCGCCTGCATCGATGCTGATCTTGATGAACAGAATCAGATTCTTCCGGGAATCGGTGACCCCTTGCAAAGGCTCGGGATCAGATCAACGCAGGCCACCTAG
- a CDS encoding methionine--tRNA ligase, which produces MTYSLTTPLYYVNAKPHLGSVYTTLACDALARFQRLEGQDVVFITGVDEHGQKIQRTAETQNISPADHCDQISALYSDLWARWDITNDRFVRTTSPRHLPLVQAFFQRCEAAGHIRTGHQEGWYCVDCEEFKDDPSDAKNPDCPIHRKPLEWRDEENLFFCLSQFQERIETLIGDPQFIAPTSRRREIENFVAGGLRDFSISRVNVSWGLPVPGHPGHTFYVWFDALLGYLTALLDDGGAADLDRLADVGWPADVHVIGKDILRFHAVYWPAMLMSAGLPVPKRVFGHGFLTREGQKMGKALGNVLDPETLLERCGTDAVRWYLLRDIQFGEDGDFQQQRFMDLVNNDLANTIGNLLNRTASMSRKWFDASLPPVSDGVRSDHPLKDTTEQTIVRVRQSIPALAFQNAAEAVLQLAIEANGYLNEQAPWSLMKQPGHEEKVGDDLYAVLECCRVIGLLLQPLVPGLSSRILAQLDQRPSEDCWTQALSWGQLEPGIGLPKPEPVMQRLELESPL; this is translated from the coding sequence ATGACCTACAGCCTCACAACGCCGCTCTATTACGTCAACGCCAAGCCCCACCTCGGAAGCGTGTACACCACGCTCGCCTGTGATGCGCTCGCTCGTTTTCAGCGTCTCGAAGGCCAAGATGTTGTGTTCATTACCGGGGTTGATGAACACGGCCAGAAGATTCAACGCACGGCCGAAACGCAGAACATCAGTCCAGCGGATCATTGCGATCAGATTTCCGCCTTGTACTCCGACCTCTGGGCGCGTTGGGACATCACCAATGATCGTTTCGTTCGCACCACAAGCCCTCGCCATCTTCCCCTTGTCCAGGCCTTTTTTCAGCGCTGTGAGGCTGCAGGGCATATCCGTACCGGCCATCAGGAAGGCTGGTACTGCGTGGATTGTGAGGAATTCAAAGATGATCCCTCCGATGCCAAGAATCCCGACTGCCCCATCCATCGCAAGCCACTGGAATGGCGCGACGAGGAGAATCTGTTTTTCTGTCTCTCCCAGTTTCAGGAACGCATTGAAACCCTGATTGGGGACCCTCAGTTCATCGCACCCACCAGTCGCCGTCGGGAGATTGAAAATTTCGTCGCAGGTGGGCTGCGTGATTTCTCGATCTCCCGGGTGAATGTGTCATGGGGACTACCCGTTCCCGGCCATCCAGGGCACACGTTCTATGTGTGGTTTGACGCCTTGCTCGGGTACCTCACAGCGCTGCTGGATGACGGTGGGGCGGCGGACTTGGATCGCCTCGCAGACGTTGGCTGGCCTGCGGATGTTCATGTGATCGGCAAAGACATCCTGCGCTTTCATGCGGTGTATTGGCCCGCCATGCTGATGTCTGCGGGATTGCCTGTTCCCAAGCGCGTTTTCGGGCATGGTTTTCTCACCAGGGAGGGCCAGAAAATGGGCAAAGCGCTGGGGAATGTGCTGGATCCGGAAACCCTGCTGGAGCGTTGCGGGACCGATGCCGTGCGTTGGTATCTGCTGAGAGACATTCAATTTGGTGAAGACGGAGATTTTCAGCAGCAGAGATTTATGGATCTTGTGAACAACGACCTCGCCAACACGATCGGCAATCTCCTGAATCGAACTGCCTCGATGTCACGCAAGTGGTTCGATGCATCCCTTCCTCCTGTGTCGGATGGAGTTCGCTCTGACCATCCTCTGAAAGACACCACGGAACAAACGATTGTCCGCGTGCGGCAGTCGATCCCTGCACTGGCTTTTCAGAACGCGGCTGAAGCCGTGCTGCAACTGGCGATCGAAGCCAACGGATATCTCAATGAACAAGCACCCTGGAGCCTGATGAAACAACCAGGCCACGAAGAGAAAGTGGGAGATGATCTCTATGCCGTTCTCGAATGCTGCAGGGTGATCGGCCTTTTGCTTCAACCCCTGGTGCCAGGCCTCAGCTCCAGGATCCTGGCCCAGCTGGATCAGCGTCCAAGCGAGGATTGCTGGACCCAAGCGCTGAGCTGGGGCCAACTGGAGCCAGGCATCGGACTTCCGAAACCTGAGCCGGTGATGCAGCGACTTGAGCTTGAGTCCCCCCTCTGA
- a CDS encoding FAD-dependent oxidoreductase translates to MITSIDAVDVLVWGGGSGGVAAAIQAARGGASTLLLTPGPWLGGMVSAAGVCCPDGNELSPWQTGLWGAFLRELERREPEGLDHNWVSCFGYRPTTAEQILQDWVRAEANLLWWPRCSLLEVEREGSLINALQVEIDAECRRVRCQVVIDGSDRGDLLPLAEAPYRFGWEAQEQWGEPSAPSQERLKSEAFFRHQPVQSPTWVVVGQLQSDHLQADSARGIDPAGRPQLPAPFEQACECFGLERTLTYGRLPGGLVMLNWPLHGNDWHWGLSRAFGADPKQEAALYEEMQAHSLRFAEALKEASDGWLQLGHAFPAESGSPAPWLAAMPYWREGRRLVGRATVLEQDLLPVGEGASCAALPRDPAGALQSIAVGNYANDHHYPGPDWPLAPKSCRWGGRWTGTPFCIPYGVLVSAEIDNLMAADKAISTSHMANGATRLQPLVLNVGQAAGAAAALAVAEAVPPAHCSVPQLQALLINDRRAPAAVVPNWTLAWRDPFWNDLQHKSLRGFSEQTDATQAAAPAPPSHRDAVLRGWIHPCGDGGFRLETPDGDAWPVITLEPSVQAWMTTVKEPTAVALRGILNPWGPWLRVTGWG, encoded by the coding sequence ATGATCACGTCCATCGATGCGGTCGATGTTCTCGTTTGGGGCGGCGGCTCTGGTGGTGTAGCTGCTGCGATTCAGGCCGCACGCGGTGGTGCCTCCACGCTTCTGCTGACACCCGGCCCATGGCTCGGGGGGATGGTGAGCGCAGCTGGAGTGTGCTGCCCGGATGGCAACGAACTATCGCCCTGGCAAACGGGGCTTTGGGGGGCCTTCCTGCGGGAGTTGGAGCGGCGTGAACCGGAAGGGCTGGATCACAACTGGGTGAGCTGCTTTGGCTACCGGCCCACCACGGCAGAGCAGATCCTGCAGGACTGGGTGAGGGCCGAGGCCAATTTGCTTTGGTGGCCTCGCTGCAGCTTGCTGGAGGTGGAGCGGGAAGGATCACTGATCAATGCCCTGCAGGTTGAAATCGATGCTGAATGCCGGCGTGTGCGTTGCCAGGTGGTGATCGATGGCAGCGATCGCGGTGATCTGCTTCCCCTGGCAGAGGCTCCCTACCGCTTCGGCTGGGAGGCGCAGGAGCAGTGGGGTGAACCCAGTGCCCCAAGCCAGGAGCGCCTCAAGTCAGAGGCCTTTTTCCGGCATCAGCCTGTGCAATCGCCCACTTGGGTGGTGGTGGGCCAGCTGCAAAGCGATCACCTGCAGGCGGATTCAGCCCGCGGCATCGATCCCGCCGGCAGGCCCCAGCTTCCGGCTCCTTTTGAGCAGGCCTGTGAGTGCTTCGGCCTGGAGCGCACCCTCACCTACGGGCGCTTGCCCGGTGGCTTGGTGATGCTCAACTGGCCCCTGCATGGCAACGACTGGCACTGGGGGCTGAGTCGGGCCTTTGGCGCTGACCCCAAGCAAGAAGCGGCGTTGTACGAAGAGATGCAGGCCCACAGCCTGCGTTTTGCTGAAGCCCTCAAGGAAGCCAGCGATGGCTGGCTGCAGCTTGGCCACGCCTTCCCCGCCGAGTCCGGCAGTCCGGCTCCCTGGCTGGCGGCCATGCCTTACTGGCGAGAGGGGCGGCGCTTGGTGGGGCGCGCCACAGTGCTGGAGCAGGACCTGTTGCCGGTTGGCGAGGGGGCCTCGTGCGCTGCCTTGCCCCGTGATCCAGCCGGTGCGCTGCAGTCGATCGCGGTGGGCAACTACGCCAACGACCATCACTATCCAGGGCCTGATTGGCCCTTGGCGCCAAAGAGCTGCCGCTGGGGTGGGCGCTGGACGGGCACACCGTTCTGCATCCCCTACGGCGTGCTGGTGAGCGCGGAGATCGACAATCTGATGGCGGCCGACAAGGCGATCAGCACAAGCCACATGGCGAATGGCGCCACGCGGCTGCAGCCGTTGGTGTTGAACGTGGGTCAGGCGGCGGGAGCCGCTGCAGCGCTGGCGGTGGCTGAGGCCGTGCCACCGGCGCACTGTTCAGTGCCCCAGCTCCAGGCGCTGTTGATCAATGATCGAAGGGCACCTGCAGCAGTGGTTCCGAACTGGACCTTGGCTTGGAGGGATCCGTTCTGGAACGACCTCCAGCACAAGTCACTGCGTGGGTTTTCGGAGCAGACTGATGCAACGCAGGCAGCGGCCCCTGCACCCCCCAGCCACAGAGATGCTGTGTTGAGGGGATGGATTCATCCCTGCGGCGACGGAGGATTTCGGCTTGAGACGCCCGATGGGGATGCCTGGCCGGTGATCACCCTTGAACCATCGGTTCAGGCCTGGATGACCACCGTGAAGGAGCCGACTGCCGTGGCCCTGCGAGGAATCCTCAACCCCTGGGGGCCCTGGTTGAGGGTGACAGGCTGGGGCTGA
- a CDS encoding pentapeptide repeat-containing protein, with product MSVSAFLRNSLRQLVTALLAGVLVFSAVFIGAPSAEAITAPELRGQRAVQDISSNMHGRDLKEKEFLKADLREVDLGDADLRGAVINTSQLQGADLRGADLEDVVAFSSRFDGADLRDANFTNAMLMQSRFNDAQIEGTDFTNAVIDLPQLKALCGRASGVNSLSGVSTRESLGCR from the coding sequence ATGTCTGTCTCCGCGTTTCTTCGCAACTCGCTGCGCCAACTGGTCACGGCCTTGCTCGCCGGAGTGCTGGTCTTCTCCGCCGTTTTCATCGGTGCACCCTCAGCAGAGGCGATCACCGCCCCGGAGCTGCGCGGACAGCGTGCCGTGCAGGACATCTCATCCAACATGCATGGTCGGGATCTGAAGGAAAAGGAATTTCTCAAGGCCGACCTGCGCGAGGTTGATCTTGGGGACGCCGATCTCCGCGGGGCTGTGATCAACACCTCGCAACTTCAGGGAGCTGATCTTCGCGGTGCCGATCTTGAAGATGTGGTGGCTTTCTCCAGCCGCTTCGATGGGGCCGACTTGCGCGATGCGAACTTCACCAACGCGATGTTGATGCAGAGCCGTTTTAACGACGCTCAGATCGAAGGAACCGATTTCACGAATGCCGTGATCGATCTTCCCCAGCTCAAAGCTCTGTGTGGACGCGCCAGCGGCGTGAACAGTCTCAGTGGTGTGAGCACGAGAGAATCACTGGGATGTCGTTGA
- the ilvD gene encoding dihydroxy-acid dehydratase, whose translation MLRSDAVTKGIQRSPNRAMLRAVGFGDQDFGKPIIGIANGYSTITPCNVGLDDLARRAEEAARLAGGMPQTFGTITVSDGISMGTEGMKYSLVSREVIADAIETACNGQSMDGVLAVGGCDKNMPGAMLAMARMNIPAIFVYGGTIKPGKLGGCDLTVVSAFEAVGQITSGKIDEEQLTAIEKNACPGAGSCGGMFTANTMSAAIETMGLSLPHSSTMAAEDEEKADSAARSAEVLVQAIQAGIRPLDLMTREAFENAISVIMAVGGSTNSVLHLLAIARTAGVALAIDDFEQIRQRVPVICDLKPSGRYVTVDLHRAGGIPQVMKLLLDAGLLHGDCRTIEGKTLKELLADVPSTPPADQDVIRPLSNPLYAKGHLAILKGNLASEGAVAKISGVKNPVITGPARVFESEETCLEAILDNQIQAGDVVVVRNEGPVGGPGMREMLSPTSAIVGQGLLDKVALITDGRFSGGSYGLVIGHVAPEAAVGGTIGLIKEGDSITVDANQLLLQLNVDDTELTQRRNAWVPPTPKYRTGILGKYARLVSSSSQGAVTDQP comes from the coding sequence ATGCTCCGCTCCGATGCCGTCACCAAAGGGATCCAGCGCTCACCCAACCGGGCGATGCTGCGGGCCGTGGGTTTCGGCGATCAGGACTTCGGCAAGCCGATCATCGGCATCGCCAACGGCTACAGCACGATCACGCCCTGCAACGTCGGGCTTGATGACTTAGCCCGGCGTGCCGAAGAAGCGGCCCGACTGGCCGGTGGCATGCCACAGACCTTCGGAACCATCACCGTCAGCGACGGGATTTCGATGGGCACCGAGGGGATGAAATATTCCCTGGTGAGCCGGGAAGTGATCGCCGACGCCATCGAAACAGCCTGCAATGGCCAAAGCATGGATGGCGTGTTGGCCGTCGGCGGCTGTGACAAGAACATGCCTGGGGCCATGCTCGCGATGGCGAGGATGAACATCCCAGCGATCTTCGTGTACGGCGGCACCATCAAGCCGGGAAAACTGGGCGGCTGCGACCTCACCGTGGTGAGTGCTTTTGAAGCGGTGGGTCAGATCACCAGCGGCAAGATCGACGAAGAGCAGCTCACGGCCATCGAGAAAAATGCCTGCCCCGGTGCTGGCAGCTGCGGCGGCATGTTCACCGCCAACACCATGAGCGCCGCCATCGAAACGATGGGGCTCAGTCTTCCCCACAGCTCCACCATGGCCGCTGAAGATGAGGAAAAGGCCGACAGTGCAGCCCGATCGGCCGAGGTGTTGGTGCAGGCAATCCAGGCCGGCATCCGCCCGCTTGACCTGATGACAAGGGAGGCCTTTGAAAATGCCATCAGCGTGATCATGGCGGTGGGTGGCTCCACCAATTCGGTGCTGCATCTGCTGGCCATAGCCCGCACGGCCGGCGTTGCACTGGCCATCGACGACTTTGAACAGATCCGCCAGCGCGTTCCGGTGATCTGTGATCTGAAACCCAGTGGCCGTTACGTCACGGTGGATCTCCACCGCGCCGGTGGGATTCCCCAGGTGATGAAACTGCTGCTCGATGCCGGCCTGCTCCACGGTGATTGCCGCACGATCGAAGGCAAAACCCTGAAGGAACTGCTTGCGGATGTGCCTTCCACACCACCCGCGGATCAAGACGTGATCCGTCCACTCTCCAATCCCCTCTACGCCAAGGGCCACCTGGCCATCCTCAAGGGCAATCTGGCCTCGGAAGGAGCAGTCGCGAAGATCAGTGGTGTGAAGAATCCAGTAATTACAGGCCCGGCAAGGGTGTTTGAAAGCGAAGAAACTTGCCTAGAAGCGATTCTCGACAACCAGATCCAGGCCGGTGATGTGGTGGTGGTGCGCAACGAAGGCCCCGTCGGCGGTCCGGGCATGCGCGAAATGCTCAGCCCCACCTCCGCGATCGTGGGCCAGGGTCTGCTCGACAAGGTGGCGCTGATCACCGACGGCCGTTTCTCCGGAGGCTCATACGGTTTGGTCATCGGCCATGTGGCGCCTGAGGCGGCCGTGGGTGGAACCATCGGCTTGATCAAGGAAGGAGACAGCATCACCGTGGATGCCAATCAGCTGCTCCTCCAACTCAATGTGGACGACACGGAATTAACACAGCGACGTAACGCCTGGGTACCACCAACGCCGAAGTACCGCACTGGAATCCTCGGCAAATATGCCCGGCTTGTGAGTTCCAGCAGCCAGGGTGCGGTCACCGATCAGCCCTGA
- a CDS encoding tellurite resistance TerB family protein, giving the protein MTDAEAFAAIALAAVACDGTLGRDEAHALRRSLEYRTPYKDRNEQEMAALFDRLLAQLRTDGVERLVDDALPVLTPVQQETALAVAVQLTHADRDVTPEEKHFLNNLTGRLNLPEGRAVMVLEAIMALNRDSLAA; this is encoded by the coding sequence ATGACTGACGCTGAAGCCTTTGCCGCAATTGCTCTCGCCGCGGTGGCCTGTGATGGCACCCTCGGGCGTGATGAGGCCCACGCTCTGCGTCGCTCACTCGAATACCGCACGCCTTACAAGGACCGGAACGAGCAGGAGATGGCCGCCCTGTTTGATCGCCTCTTGGCCCAGCTGCGAACAGACGGCGTCGAACGTCTTGTCGACGATGCCCTGCCCGTTCTGACGCCTGTCCAGCAGGAGACAGCTCTGGCGGTGGCTGTTCAGCTCACCCATGCCGACAGGGACGTCACCCCTGAAGAAAAACACTTTCTCAACAATCTGACTGGACGTCTCAATCTTCCGGAAGGGCGCGCCGTGATGGTTCTGGAGGCGATCATGGCTCTCAACCGAGACAGCCTGGCCGCCTGA
- the lptC gene encoding LPS export ABC transporter periplasmic protein LptC — MALLSRQAWLSSCLLAGLPFLSGCADENTPVAVEAPPFVFRSLELEQKASNGQRQWSLSSPEARYELNKRLVRARRPVGLLFRNGKPSFRIQSDLAQVINDGEKILLEGNVKLQQLTGAKLLIQGDRLRWRPEQGVLTMEQRPRASDQESRISAREAELQQTTNELTLTGTVQLDRWSTADRSTPPDSFLRSGQAQWNLDSGRLKAKGPVLGQRRDQEGTVLEQLEGPSLNGNTLKGEITVQAPVILKIPREKGVLRAQATTWFFRDQIIRSAKPFEADLERTRITGDGFRADLGETTVDVNGACEIRQPGEVLEAERCRWNWDSEDVLAEGQVRLRRDENDQVTRATRLEGTVGKEGRISFTAPGSKVQSEVRLPSEGKGVTPGSRPQPNPVSF; from the coding sequence ATGGCCTTGCTTTCACGCCAAGCATGGCTTTCAAGCTGTCTACTGGCAGGCCTTCCTTTCTTGAGTGGTTGCGCGGATGAGAACACACCGGTCGCCGTCGAGGCGCCGCCTTTCGTGTTCCGTTCACTGGAGCTTGAACAGAAAGCCAGCAATGGTCAACGGCAATGGAGCTTGTCCAGCCCGGAAGCCCGTTACGAACTGAACAAACGCTTGGTTCGCGCTCGCAGGCCCGTTGGTCTCCTATTTCGCAATGGAAAGCCATCGTTTCGGATTCAGTCCGATCTCGCCCAAGTGATCAACGATGGGGAAAAGATCCTGCTGGAAGGGAACGTCAAGCTTCAGCAACTCACCGGCGCGAAGCTGCTGATCCAGGGAGATCGACTGCGCTGGCGGCCTGAACAAGGCGTTCTGACCATGGAACAGCGGCCCCGAGCGTCGGATCAGGAGTCGCGTATTTCGGCCCGCGAAGCCGAACTTCAACAAACCACCAATGAACTCACGCTGACGGGCACTGTTCAACTCGACCGTTGGTCCACCGCCGACCGCAGTACCCCCCCTGACAGCTTTTTGCGCAGCGGTCAAGCCCAATGGAATTTGGATTCAGGACGGCTCAAAGCCAAGGGACCCGTTCTCGGTCAGCGCAGAGATCAGGAAGGAACCGTGCTCGAGCAGCTCGAGGGGCCATCACTGAATGGAAACACGCTCAAAGGAGAGATCACCGTGCAAGCACCAGTGATTCTCAAAATCCCGCGCGAGAAGGGTGTGCTCAGGGCCCAGGCCACAACCTGGTTCTTCCGGGATCAAATCATCCGCAGTGCAAAGCCATTTGAGGCTGACCTCGAGCGCACCAGAATCACAGGTGATGGCTTCAGGGCCGATCTCGGCGAAACGACCGTCGATGTGAACGGGGCCTGTGAGATCCGTCAGCCAGGGGAAGTCTTGGAAGCTGAACGCTGCCGCTGGAACTGGGACAGTGAAGACGTCTTGGCCGAAGGGCAGGTTCGCTTGCGGCGAGACGAGAACGATCAGGTCACCAGAGCCACGCGGCTTGAGGGAACGGTTGGCAAGGAGGGTCGAATTTCCTTCACCGCTCCTGGATCCAAAGTGCAATCGGAAGTCAGGCTCCCTTCTGAGGGGAAGGGTGTGACTCCTGGATCCCGTCCCCAACCAAATCCAGTGTCCTTCTAA
- the psb32 gene encoding photosystem II repair protein Psb32, with protein sequence MNRFTQLTGGILAATLCLLFCTPLALAVSPQDFPTQPPDELVLDSAEVLSRSGRNEISNRLQELDRFHVDARLVTLRRLDYGLSLPAFGEELLNRWSEATGGSDRPLLLFLEESQSKQATVVASPALLEQLPESLLRSTGRTTMSQPLRDGDRFRQATLDGVARLEIVLDGGEDPGPPVQAERVALPTNVPTAEETEESNAFTWVVVLLVVGTIVPMATWWIFSR encoded by the coding sequence ATGAATCGCTTCACCCAGCTCACCGGCGGGATTCTGGCCGCCACCCTCTGCTTGCTGTTCTGCACGCCGCTGGCGCTTGCGGTCTCTCCCCAGGACTTCCCAACCCAGCCACCCGATGAGCTGGTTCTCGATTCAGCTGAGGTGTTGAGTCGATCTGGTCGCAACGAAATCAGCAACCGACTGCAGGAGCTGGACCGCTTTCACGTGGATGCTCGGCTCGTGACCCTTCGGCGCCTTGATTACGGCCTGAGTCTCCCGGCCTTCGGAGAGGAGCTGCTCAATCGCTGGAGTGAGGCAACTGGTGGATCGGACAGGCCCTTGCTGCTGTTCCTGGAGGAAAGCCAGAGCAAGCAGGCCACGGTTGTCGCGTCACCAGCCTTGTTGGAACAACTACCGGAGAGCCTGTTGCGCAGCACCGGACGCACCACCATGAGCCAACCCTTGCGGGACGGGGATCGCTTCCGCCAGGCCACCCTCGACGGCGTCGCAAGACTCGAGATCGTGCTCGACGGTGGCGAAGACCCCGGTCCTCCGGTTCAGGCGGAGAGGGTTGCACTACCGACCAATGTGCCAACGGCTGAAGAAACAGAAGAGAGCAATGCGTTTACTTGGGTTGTCGTTCTGCTGGTGGTCGGCACGATAGTTCCGATGGCCACCTGGTGGATTTTCTCCCGGTAA